In Litorilinea aerophila, the genomic stretch GCCCGGAAGCCTCCTATGCCGTGCTCCTCAAGGTGCCCGGCGGACGCATCTACGCCTTCTACAACCACAACACCGACAACATCCGCCAGGTCAAGGCCGAGGAAGTGGCCGCGGACTGGGCCCCCGACGGCTGGTGTCGGCGAGTGGACTCCCTGGGCTACTTCGTCTTCAAGTATAGCGACGACGGCGGACGCACCTGGTCCCCCCAGCGCTATCCCATTCCCGTGCGGGAAATGGCCATCGACCGGGAAAATGTCTACGGCGGCGCCATCCGCTTCTTCTGGAACGTGGGCCGCCCCTTCATCCACGACGGTGCTGCCTACGTCTCCCTTCACAAGGTCGGGGGATTCGGACGGGGCTTCTTCACCCGCTCGGAAGGGGTGCTGCTGAAGAGCGAAAACATCCTCACCGAAAGGGACCCCGAACGCATCACCTGGGAGACCCTGCCCGACGGCGACCACGGCCTGCGGGCGCCTGCCGGCGGCGGCCCCATCGCCGAAGAGCAGAGCTATTCGGTCCTCAGCGATGGCACCTTCTTCTGCGTCTATCGCACCATCGACGGCCACCCAGCCTATGCCTACAGCCGGGACCAAGGCCACACCTGGACAGAACCCCAGTACCTCCGCTACGCCAACGGGCGTCTGGTCAAGCATCCCCGGGCGGCCAACTTCGCCTGGCGCTGCCAGAACGGCCACTTCCTCTACTGGTTTCACAACCACGGCGGCACCTGGTACGAAGACCGCAACCCCGTCTGGCTCTGCGGCGGGGTGGAAGTGGACGGCCCCGACGGCAAGGAGATCCGCTGGAGCCAGCCAGAAATCGCCCTCTACGACGACGATCCCTTCATCCGCATGAGCTACCCGGACCTGGTGGAGGAAGACGGCCGCTATTTCGTGACCGAAACCCAGAAGGACATCGCCCGGGTCCACGAGCTGGATCCCACCCTACTGGCAGACTTGTGGGGCCAGTTCAAGCGGGCGACCGTGGCCCGGGATGGTCTGCTCTTGGAGCAAGGCTCTCCCATGCCTGACCGGGTGGAGGCACCTCCACTGCCCGTCTTCGTGCGCCGCAGCGCCAGCCGGGCCGACCACGGCACCGAAGATCTGCGGGCCGGCTTCACGGTGGAGCTGTGGATACAGCTGGACTCCCTGGCAGCGGGGCAGATCCTGCTGGACAACCGCACCCGCAACGGCAAGGGGTTCTGCCTCCAGACCACGGCCCGGGGCACGGTGGAGATGGTCCTCAACGACGGCCGCACCGAAAATCGCTGGGATTGTGACCCGGGTCTGCTCTCGCCGGGCAGCCGCCATCACCTGGTGGCCATTGTGGACGGCGGACCGAAGATCGTCTCCTTCGTGGTGGATGGCGTGCTGTGCGATGGCGGGAAGTTCCGCCAGTTTGGCTGGGGGCGCTTCAGCCCCCACCTGCGGGAACTCAACGGTGAGGTGCATCTGCGCATCGGCCCGAAGCTCCAGGGCCGCATCCATCTCGTCCGCCTATACGGCCGCTACCTGCGCACCTCCGAAGCCATCGGCAACTATCGGGCGGGCCTTTAAAACAGGATTGATGCCGATTGTCTAATCAAGAGGCATCGCAGGTCACGTATGGAAACCGGACCCACGCAATCATGAACGCCACTTCACAAGACGATCGGTATTACGAGCAGGATTTACGAGACGGTGGGGGAAGGCCAGGGAATCCGCTCGGGATCCCGGGGTTCCATCGCATGGAGCAGGGCCTGCAGGCAGCTCAGCACCTCCGCCGGCCTGGCCCCGTCGGGATGGTGAAGCAGCAGCCGGCTGCCGCGGCGATTCAGCACATCTTCGGCAAAGCTGGTGGCGGTCAGGACGATCACCGGCAGATCAGCCCAGCGGTGCTCCTGGCGCATGGCCTGGAGCACCTGGAAACCGTCGCAACCCGGCATGATCAGGTCGAGCAGCAGGAGGTCTGGGACCCGCTCCCGGAGTGCCTGTAACCCCTGTTCGCCGCCGTAACAACTGCGCACCGTCCAGCCTCCGCCCCCGGCCTCTAGCATGCGTTCCACCAGTTGGCAGAAATTGCGGTCGTCGTCCACGACCAGGATGTCATGCACAGCGCCGACCTGGTGGATGGCATCCAGAAGCCGTCGTGCGGTGATGGGCTTGTTGAGGCAGGCCGTTACCTGTAAATCTGCCGCCACCCAGGCCTGGCTGGGCAACGAACACTGGATCAGGGGCACCGGCAGCGCGAACAGGGAACGATCCTCCCTCTCCTCGCCTGGGAGGACGTTCCAGATCACCGCCTGGGGCCGGTGCAGGGCCAGACTGGCCTCCAGCGCCTCGGGCCGGGCTACATGGATCACTTCATAGTCTGTCAGGTGGCGGTCGAGCAGGATGGCCACGCCCGGATCGGGGTCAAGTACCAGCAGGGTCGGCAACCCGGAGGCAGGCTGGGCGGGTAGCGGGCGGCTCAGATAGAGCCGGGAGAGGGAAACAGCTTCTTCGGGGATGGGCAGGGTAAAGGTGAAGGTGGAGCCCTTTCCCAATTCACTCTCCACCCAGATGCGGCCGTCATGGGCTTCCACAAAATGCTTGCAGATGGCCAGGCCCAGCCCCGTGCCGCCGTGGGTTCGATGCAGCGAACGATCCACCTGGTAGAACTCATCAAACAGGTGGGGGAGCTCCTCTGGTGGGATCCCCGGCCCGGTATCTTGGACGCGGATCTGCACTTCCCCCCGAACCCGGCGCACTTCCACCCGCACCGAGCCCTGTTCGGTAAAACGGGCGGCATTGTTGAGGAGGTTCAACAGGGTCTGGCGAATGCGGATCCGATCCAGGAGCAGGGGCGGCAGGTTCGGCGGAACGAGGGTCTCCAGGCGCACCGGCCGCCCCCGGAACAGATCCTGGGCCATCTCCACCGTCTCCCGGACGAGCCCGCCCAGATCCGTTACCTCTTTGTCCAGGACGAAGCCGGCAAGCTCGAAGCGGGAAAGGTCCAATACGTCGTCAATCATCTCCAGGAGGTGACGGGCGCTCCGGTAGATCTGGTACACGTCCCGGCGCAGGGCCATGGGCCACTCCATGGGGCCGTAGATCTCGGGCGAAAGGTGCATGATCTCGCTGAAGCCCAGGATGAGGTTGAGGGGGGTGCGCAGCTCGTGGCTCACGTTGGCGGCGAACTGCTCCTTCATCCGCCGGGCCTCTTCTGCCTGTTGGCGGGCCACCACCAACTCCTGTTGGGCCCGACGCAACAGTCGATTGCTCAACTCCACCGCGTGGAGGGTACGGCTCAGTTCTCCCCGGTGGATGCGCACATCCTCCAGCAGGCGGTTGGCCCGCTCCTGGAGCTGCCAGGCCCAGGCCAGCACGGTGTAAAGAGTGTACACCGCCAGCCAGGAGAGCCCCAGGGTGACCGCGGTGGTCAGGGCCAGGCCTCGCCAGCCATAGGCACGCAGGCCCTGCTGTTCCAAAAACCACGCCAGCCCCAGCACCAGGACAGCCGGAATCACTACACCCCAGGGCATCAAAAAAGCGCCCACCACCACGAGGGGCAACAGCAGAAACGGCAGCCAGGGGAGGCCGTTCAGCCACATCGCCCCCAGGAGCAGGCCGGTCAGGCCAGCTATCAGCAGATACCGGGCCCATTGGACATGGCGCCGGTTCAGCCAGTAAACGCCTGCGCCCAGCCCCGCCAACCCTGCCAGCAGGCCCTCCAACGCCAGGGGAAACGGATTCATGGGCAGCACCAGCCAGGCCAGGACTCCCCCCACGGCTGCCGTAAACAGCCCCAGACGCCCGGTCAACTGGGTGTGGAGTTCGGCCAGGTTGGCCAGGTCGAAGCCTTCGTCGAAAAAGTAGGCCATGCCACGGAACATGATTGGACTCCTGGACTGGATTTTCCCAACAATTGACACCACCGCGCGCTGTATGTTAGCATTGTTGGCGGTACAATTGAAGTGCGTTCCTGGCCATGCACCCTGACAACCGCATGGTTCAGAGCCGCATTCCTAAAGACGTTGACAGAGGCCATGCTTCGTCCGTGACGCCGTTCAGAGAGTTGCCGGGTGGTGCGAGGCAACCGGCAGCGGCGAAGTAGCACCTCTCGAGTCCCCGGCAGGAAATGGCCGGGCGGTTCACGCCGTTATCGTGGAATGAGGCGAGCAGCAGAGGCTGCCGCGAATTCAGGTGGCACCACGGAGTTCCCTTCGTCCTGAGCTTCAGGCGAAGGGAATTTTTCATTGGGACGAAAACCGTGAAGCAGGAAGGAGCAGAATGATGCTGGACATCCGCTGGATGCGAGAAAACCGGGAGGCGCTGGCCGAGGCCATGCGCAAACTCAACGCGACCGACGCCCCCTGGGAGGAAGCCCTGGCTCTGGACGAACGCCGCCGGGAATTGCTGACCCAGGTAGAAGCCTTGCGGGCCGAGCGCAATGCCGGCTCCAAGGAGGTCGGGCGGCTGTTCCGAGAAAAGAAAATCGAGGAGGCCAACGCCCTCAAGGAGCGCATGGCCCAGATCGGCGCGGAAATCGAACGCCTGGATGCGGAGCTGCGCCAGGTGGAGGCCGATTTCGAGCAAGCCATGCTCCGCATTCCCAATCCCCCCGAGCCGGACGTCCCCGTCGCGCCTGACGAATCGGGGAATGTGGTGGTCAAGGAACACGGCACCAAGCCCACTTTCGACTTCACCCCGCTGCCCCACTGGGAGCTGGGCGAGCGGCTGGACATCCTGGATATCGAGCGGGGCGTGAAGCTGGCCGGCAGCCGCTTCTACGTCCTGAAGGGAGCCGGCGCCCAGCTCCAACGGGCGTTGATTAACTGGTTCCTGGATGTGCATGTCAACGAGCACGGCTACCAGGAAGTCTACCCCCCCTTCATGGTGCGGGAGTACTGCATGGTGGGGACCGGCAACCTGCCCAAGTTCGGCGACGTGCTCTACCGGGATGCGGAGGAGGATTACTGGCTGATCCCCACCGCGGAGGTGCCGGTGACCAACCTGCACCGGGATGAAATCCTGGAGCCCGGCCAGCTTCCCCTCTACTACGTGGCCCACACGCCCTGCTTCCGCCGGGAAAAGGTCTCGGCCGGGAAAGACGTGCGGGGCATCAAGCGGGTCCACCAGTTTGAAAAGGTGGAGATGGTGAAGTTCGTGGAGCCGGCCACCGGCCGGGAGGAGCTGGAATCCCTGACCCGCAACGCCGAAACCCTGCTGGAACGCCTGGGGCTGCCCTACCGCCGGGTCCTGATCGCCACCGGGGATCTCTCCTTCGTGGCCTGCATTAAATACGACCTGGAGGTATGGTCGGCAGGCTGCCAGGAATGGCTGGAGGTGAGCTCCTGCTCCTGGTTCCGGGACTTCCAGGCTCGCCGCGCCAACATTCGCTACCGACCAGCCGAGGGCGCCCGCCCCGAGTTTGTCCACACCCTGAACGGCTCCGGCCTGGCCCTGCCCCGGGTCATCATCGCTATCCTGGAGAACTACCAACAGCCCGACGGCACCGTTATTGTGCCGGAAGTGTTGCGGCCGTACATGGGCGGGCGGGAACGCATCGGCTGAGCCGCGGGTTCAGACACGCCGCAGGTCCGGCCTCCCGGCTGGACAGTCGTTCCATGCACCCTTGTCACGCAAGGATGCGTGACCTACGAGCCGCAGGTCCGGTCCCCCGGCCGGACAGTCGTTCCATGCACCCTTGTCACGCAGGGATGCGTGACCTACACGCCGGTCCGGCCTCCCGGCTGGACAGTCGTTCCATGCACCCTTGTCACGCAAGGATGCATGACCTACGGACGACAGAGCGTAGAGACGCACGGCCGTGCGTCTCTACGCATGTAGAGGACCTTACAGATGAACGCCAAAGCCTGGAGTAGGGTAGGCCCATGATATAAACCCTTCCCACCTGTCGGCGGGCTCCACATGCGGGTCACCGGCTCTCTGTCCTCATCATCAAAGGAGCAAAACCATGCGCGATGCGGTCCTACGGGCCCAAAAGGATAAATGGATGGCGCCCCTGGCGCAATACTACTTCCGCCAGGTCCATCCCAATGTCCTTTCGGGAATTGCCCTGACTGTCGGTCTGGTGGCTGCCTGGCTGGCCATGGAAGAACGCTACGCCCTGGGTCTGCTCATGTGGTTCCTGAACCGCATCCTGGATGGGCTGGACGGCCTGGTGGCCCGCACCCATGCCAAACAGAGCGATTTCGGCGGCTACCTGGACCTCTTGCTGGACTTCATCGTGTACCTGGCCGTTCCCCTGGGCTTTGTGGCTGCCAACCCCAGCCTGCCGGTGCTGTGGAGCGCGCTGGCCTTGCTGGCTTCTTACGTCCTGAACCTCCTCTCCTGGACCACCCTCTCGGCTCTATTGGAAAAACGCGAGCGCCGCAAGAGCCCACGCCTGACCAGCGTGGAAATGCCTGCCGGCCTGATTGAAGGCGCGGAGACGATCCTGTTCTACAGCTTCTTCTTCCTCATGCCCCAGGCCATCACCTACCTGTTCGGGCTAATGGCCCTGCTGGTACTGGTGACGGCGGGGCAACGGATAGTGTGGGCCTATCGACACCTGTGATCACCTGCCCCACAGTGAAGATCATCGCCATGGCCGCCAACCACGAGGAGCCCCAGATGCACGCGGTACCTGACACCAATCCAGAGGGAACCGACACCACCGTGGAGCCCACGCCTCCAAGGCTGGCCCTGATACGCTGGCAAAAAGGGATCGCCCTGGCCGCCTGGGCGATCCTGGTGGGCGGCTACTATTGGTACACGACCGCCAACCAGCTGGATCCCCTCACCGCGGCCGGGCGTCTGGTCGAGTTCACCCGGGAAAGCACCTATGGGCCCCTGATCTACATTGGCCTGTATGCCCTGCGCCCGCTCATCTTCTTTTCTGCTGCGGTGCTCACCGTGGTCGGCGGCTTCCTGTTCGGCCCGGTCTGGGGCGTGATCTACACCGTCATTGCCGGCAACCTCTCGGCCATGGTGGCCTACTGGGTGGGCCGTTACTTCGGCAGCGGCCTCCTGCCGGCCCAGGAGACCCAGGGGATCATCCAGCGCTATGCCCGACGCCTGCGCCAGAACAGCTTCGAAACGGTCCTGGTCATGCGCTTCCTCTTCCTGCCCTACGACCTGGTCAACTACCTGGCGGGCTTCCTGCACATCGACTGGAAAGCATTCCTGCTGGCCACTGTGTTGGGCAACATCCCCGGCACGATTTCGGTGGTGCTGTTGGGCGCATCCATCGAAGGGGACTTCAGCCAGGGCCTGCCCGGTTTGAATCCCTGGACCCTGCTGGCCTCCGCTGTACTCTTTGGGGTAAGTCTGGCCCTGTCCCGCTACTTCAAACGGCGGGAAACATCCAGTCGTGAATAGTCCGGGGAGAAAGCGTCCCGAAGGGAGTAATCGCCATGTCCACATCTCCAGGCAGCCAGATGGTGCCCCCGGTAGAACGGGAAAAGCGCCAGGCGGACTCCGCCCCATCGGTCGAGGTTCATCCCATGGACGAACACAACCGCCGGCTGGTGGCCAACGTCCATCCGCCGGCGTGGCAAAACCCCGTGCCCCAGGGTCGCTACAACCTGGTGATCATTGGGGGCGGCTCCGCGGGGCTGGTGGCCGCGGCCGGGGCAGCCGGCCTGGGCGCCCGGGTGGCCCTGGTGGAACGGCATCTGCTGGGCGGCGACTGCCTGAACGTGGGCTGTGTGCCATCCAAGGTGCTGATCCGCTCGGCCCGGGCAGTGGGTGACATCGCCCGGGCAGGGGCCCTGGGCATCCAGGTGCCGCCCGTGTCGGTGGACTTCGCCGCGGTGATGGAACGGGTGCGGCAGGTGCGGGCAGCGATCAGCGATCACGACTCGGTGTGGCGTTTCCAGCGCCTGGGGGTGGATGTCTACCTGGGCGAGGGCCGCTTCAGCGGCCCGGATACGGTGACGGTGGATGGCCAGACCCTGCGCTTCCAAAAGGCCCTCATTGCCACCGGCTCCCGGCCCATGGTCCTCCCCATCCCCGGCCTGGCGGAGGTGGGCTATCTGACCAACGAGACCCTCTTCGAGCTGACCAGCCTGCCTCGACGGCTGGCCGTCATCGGCGCGGGCCCCATCGGCGCGGAGCTGGCCCAGGCCTTCCGCCGTTTTGGCAGCCAGGTGATCCTCTTCGACATCCTGCCCCAGGTGCTCGGCCGGGAAGATCCAGACGCCGCGGCCATCATCCAGAATGTCTTCGTGGCCGAGGGGATCCAACTGGCCCTGGGCGCCCAGATCCAGCAGGTGCGCCCCGACAGCCAGGGTAAAATCATCGACTACGAGCTGGACGGACGACAGGCCTCGGTGACGGTGGATGAGATCCTGGTGGCAGTCGGCCGCACCCCCAACCTCGAGGGCCTGAACCTGGAAGCCGCCGGCATCGAATACCACAAGAAAGGGGTCCAGGTCTCGGACACCCTCCAGACTACCAACCCCAACGTCTACGCCGCGGGGGACATCGCCCTCCCCTACCAGTTCACCCACACGGCGGACGCCGCCGCCCGCCTGGTCCTCCAGAACGCCCTCTTCCCCGGCCCCAAACAAAAGGTGAGCGCCCTGGTGGTTCCCTGGTGCACCTACACCGACCCAGAGGTGGCCCACGTCGGTCTATACGAAAAACAGGCCCAGGAGCAGGGCATCCCCGTGGAAACCTACGTCCAGCCCCTGGGTGAGACGGACCGGGGCCGGGCAGATGGCGAAACGGAAGGTTTTGTCAAGGTGCATGTGCGCAAAGGCAGCGACCGGATCCTGGGCGCCACCATCGTGGCCCGCCATGCCGGGGAGATGATCAACGAGATCACCCTGGCCATGGTCACTGGCGCCGGCCTCAAGACCCTGACCCGGGTGATCCACCCCTACCCCACCCAGGCCGAGGCCATCCGCAAGGTGGCGGACGCCTACAACCGGACCCGCCTGACGCCGGTGCTCCAGCGGATCCTGCGGGCGTGGTTTGCCTGGCGGCGATGAAGCGGGGCGAGGTAGCGGGGCTGCCCCCCAGCCGGGGCATGCTCCTCACCCCCCTCCAGGCCTGTTTTATTTGACAGATTGTCCAGCGCCATGTATACTGGGACCATCGGTTGTGAGGGCCAGGCAGTCGTGCCTGGCAGCAGTCGGTCGCATGAGGCTGTGCGACCTGGACGGGCTGGTGATAGCCCGGCACCCTGACAACAGAGCAAAAGGCCATATACCCGTTGTGGAGGGATGGCCGAGTGGACGAAGGCGGTTGTCTTGAAAACAACTGTGGCGTCATGCCACCGGGGGTTCGAATCCCTCTCCCTCCGCCTGAAGTCACAAGCCGAAGGTCACACTTGGGGAGGTCGCATAGTCCGGTCGAGTGCGCCCGCCTGCTAAGTGGGTAGGGGTAGCAATATCCCTCGAGGGTTCAAATCCCTCCCTCCCCGCCTTGACTGATGAAAGCTGGCCAACTTCGTTGCTGGCCGCTTGATTGGGTCCCAGTAGCTCAGTGGATAGAGCGCTTCCCTGCGGAGGAAGAGGTCAGAGGTTCAAATCCTCTCTGGGATGCCAGCGTGTCAAACAGACAGCCCTGCCGGTGTAGAGGATACTGGCAGGGCTGTCTGTATTGGGCCGTTTTTGAGTCTGGTTTTCGAACCTGGCGGACCTGATTTCCGGGCGCCGGCAAAGGGGCTCAGCGGGCTGTGTCGGCCCCGTCCCCCACCAGGGAGTCCGCCGGATCCGCCGCATAGGCCAGGGCGACGGCTTCCCGGGTAATGTGCCGGTAGATGGCCGTTAACCGGTCATAGGCCTCGGGGCCAGCCTGGGCGAACGGAGGCGGCCCCAGGCGCCGGAGCAGAATCAGCTCAATGGTCGGCGGGGCAATGTGATGATGGATGGCCTCCCGAGATTGGGAAGTTCCCCAGAAGTCGTCTATCTGGAGCTCCAGGGGGGGTGCCTCCTGGGCATCCGGCTCGCCTTCCCGGAGGTGGTGAAAACCGGCAGCGGACACGACCACCGAGCCCGCAGGCCGGGTCCCGCCCGGAGATTCCTGGCTGCGGCTGCGCTGATTGCGCAACGCCCGCAGGAGCTGCTGCTCGTCCCACCCCCGCAGCCGAAAAAGCAGCCAGGGATCGTCCGCCACCATTTCGCCCAACATGCGATAAACCGCGACCAGGTGGGGGCAGGGTTCATCCCCCGGACAGCAGCTACAATGGTGGTCCAGTTCCTGGATGCTGGCGGGCAGGAGGGAGATGCCGGCCGCGGCCAGGGCCTCCTCGATATCCGGCACCATTTCCCCCGCCAACAGTCGGGCCGCGAAGATGGCCTGGGTGCTGAGGGTGTCCACCACCCGCTGCCACTGCTCCTGGGTGAAGCCGGCCACGCGAATGGTCACATCACAAGGGCCGT encodes the following:
- a CDS encoding TVP38/TMEM64 family protein, producing MHAVPDTNPEGTDTTVEPTPPRLALIRWQKGIALAAWAILVGGYYWYTTANQLDPLTAAGRLVEFTRESTYGPLIYIGLYALRPLIFFSAAVLTVVGGFLFGPVWGVIYTVIAGNLSAMVAYWVGRYFGSGLLPAQETQGIIQRYARRLRQNSFETVLVMRFLFLPYDLVNYLAGFLHIDWKAFLLATVLGNIPGTISVVLLGASIEGDFSQGLPGLNPWTLLASAVLFGVSLALSRYFKRRETSSRE
- a CDS encoding CDP-alcohol phosphatidyltransferase family protein, which translates into the protein MRDAVLRAQKDKWMAPLAQYYFRQVHPNVLSGIALTVGLVAAWLAMEERYALGLLMWFLNRILDGLDGLVARTHAKQSDFGGYLDLLLDFIVYLAVPLGFVAANPSLPVLWSALALLASYVLNLLSWTTLSALLEKRERRKSPRLTSVEMPAGLIEGAETILFYSFFFLMPQAITYLFGLMALLVLVTAGQRIVWAYRHL
- a CDS encoding LamG-like jellyroll fold domain-containing protein, with amino-acid sequence METIPDHRHIANGYEIPSETYCDQPYIVQTDDGAWLCVMTTGSGHEGHPGQHVVTLRSTDQGRTWSQPVPLEPADGPEASYAVLLKVPGGRIYAFYNHNTDNIRQVKAEEVAADWAPDGWCRRVDSLGYFVFKYSDDGGRTWSPQRYPIPVREMAIDRENVYGGAIRFFWNVGRPFIHDGAAYVSLHKVGGFGRGFFTRSEGVLLKSENILTERDPERITWETLPDGDHGLRAPAGGGPIAEEQSYSVLSDGTFFCVYRTIDGHPAYAYSRDQGHTWTEPQYLRYANGRLVKHPRAANFAWRCQNGHFLYWFHNHGGTWYEDRNPVWLCGGVEVDGPDGKEIRWSQPEIALYDDDPFIRMSYPDLVEEDGRYFVTETQKDIARVHELDPTLLADLWGQFKRATVARDGLLLEQGSPMPDRVEAPPLPVFVRRSASRADHGTEDLRAGFTVELWIQLDSLAAGQILLDNRTRNGKGFCLQTTARGTVEMVLNDGRTENRWDCDPGLLSPGSRHHLVAIVDGGPKIVSFVVDGVLCDGGKFRQFGWGRFSPHLRELNGEVHLRIGPKLQGRIHLVRLYGRYLRTSEAIGNYRAGL
- a CDS encoding SWIM zinc finger family protein, which codes for MNGTQDGHWWSRRWSTLLQELDLVEPRRPAGTAPRVRRLEVTPGQVSAQVHDRSHGPCDVTIRVAGFTQEQWQRVVDTLSTQAIFAARLLAGEMVPDIEEALAAAGISLLPASIQELDHHCSCCPGDEPCPHLVAVYRMLGEMVADDPWLLFRLRGWDEQQLLRALRNQRSRSQESPGGTRPAGSVVVSAAGFHHLREGEPDAQEAPPLELQIDDFWGTSQSREAIHHHIAPPTIELILLRRLGPPPFAQAGPEAYDRLTAIYRHITREAVALAYAADPADSLVGDGADTAR
- the serS gene encoding serine--tRNA ligase, translating into MLDIRWMRENREALAEAMRKLNATDAPWEEALALDERRRELLTQVEALRAERNAGSKEVGRLFREKKIEEANALKERMAQIGAEIERLDAELRQVEADFEQAMLRIPNPPEPDVPVAPDESGNVVVKEHGTKPTFDFTPLPHWELGERLDILDIERGVKLAGSRFYVLKGAGAQLQRALINWFLDVHVNEHGYQEVYPPFMVREYCMVGTGNLPKFGDVLYRDAEEDYWLIPTAEVPVTNLHRDEILEPGQLPLYYVAHTPCFRREKVSAGKDVRGIKRVHQFEKVEMVKFVEPATGREELESLTRNAETLLERLGLPYRRVLIATGDLSFVACIKYDLEVWSAGCQEWLEVSSCSWFRDFQARRANIRYRPAEGARPEFVHTLNGSGLALPRVIIAILENYQQPDGTVIVPEVLRPYMGGRERIG
- a CDS encoding mercuric reductase, giving the protein MVPPVEREKRQADSAPSVEVHPMDEHNRRLVANVHPPAWQNPVPQGRYNLVIIGGGSAGLVAAAGAAGLGARVALVERHLLGGDCLNVGCVPSKVLIRSARAVGDIARAGALGIQVPPVSVDFAAVMERVRQVRAAISDHDSVWRFQRLGVDVYLGEGRFSGPDTVTVDGQTLRFQKALIATGSRPMVLPIPGLAEVGYLTNETLFELTSLPRRLAVIGAGPIGAELAQAFRRFGSQVILFDILPQVLGREDPDAAAIIQNVFVAEGIQLALGAQIQQVRPDSQGKIIDYELDGRQASVTVDEILVAVGRTPNLEGLNLEAAGIEYHKKGVQVSDTLQTTNPNVYAAGDIALPYQFTHTADAAARLVLQNALFPGPKQKVSALVVPWCTYTDPEVAHVGLYEKQAQEQGIPVETYVQPLGETDRGRADGETEGFVKVHVRKGSDRILGATIVARHAGEMINEITLAMVTGAGLKTLTRVIHPYPTQAEAIRKVADAYNRTRLTPVLQRILRAWFAWRR
- a CDS encoding ATP-binding protein, encoding MFRGMAYFFDEGFDLANLAELHTQLTGRLGLFTAAVGGVLAWLVLPMNPFPLALEGLLAGLAGLGAGVYWLNRRHVQWARYLLIAGLTGLLLGAMWLNGLPWLPFLLLPLVVVGAFLMPWGVVIPAVLVLGLAWFLEQQGLRAYGWRGLALTTAVTLGLSWLAVYTLYTVLAWAWQLQERANRLLEDVRIHRGELSRTLHAVELSNRLLRRAQQELVVARQQAEEARRMKEQFAANVSHELRTPLNLILGFSEIMHLSPEIYGPMEWPMALRRDVYQIYRSARHLLEMIDDVLDLSRFELAGFVLDKEVTDLGGLVRETVEMAQDLFRGRPVRLETLVPPNLPPLLLDRIRIRQTLLNLLNNAARFTEQGSVRVEVRRVRGEVQIRVQDTGPGIPPEELPHLFDEFYQVDRSLHRTHGGTGLGLAICKHFVEAHDGRIWVESELGKGSTFTFTLPIPEEAVSLSRLYLSRPLPAQPASGLPTLLVLDPDPGVAILLDRHLTDYEVIHVARPEALEASLALHRPQAVIWNVLPGEEREDRSLFALPVPLIQCSLPSQAWVAADLQVTACLNKPITARRLLDAIHQVGAVHDILVVDDDRNFCQLVERMLEAGGGGWTVRSCYGGEQGLQALRERVPDLLLLDLIMPGCDGFQVLQAMRQEHRWADLPVIVLTATSFAEDVLNRRGSRLLLHHPDGARPAEVLSCLQALLHAMEPRDPERIPWPSPTVS